Part of the Streptomyces sp. WMMC500 genome is shown below.
TCCGGCATAGCCCCCCGCACGGACCCCGGGACTCTCCGGCCGCCTGCGCGGACGTTCCGCGGTTCGTCCGCCAGACTGTGCCCATGGCCGACGCCGCCCTGCCGACCCCGCGCCGCCGGCCCCGGGTGCGCCGCGGGGACGTGGCGCGGGGTGCCGTCGGGGTGTTCGCGGCGGCTGCCGCGGCGCATCTGGTGGGGCGGCTCGCCGGGGCCGACCTGCTCGTGCACACCACCAAGCCGCTGCTCATGCCCGCCCTCGCCGCCTACGCCGCCGCCCGCGGCGCGCCGCGGGCGCTGGTCGCCGGGCTGGGCTTCGGGTGGGCCGGGGACGTGCTGCTGCAGGTGGGCGGGGACGGGCCGTTCCTGGCCGGGATGGGCGCGTTCGCCGCCGGGCACGTGTGCTATCTGACGCTGTTCCGGCGCGAGGGGCGGCTGCCCCGCGTGCGGGAGCGGCGGCTCGTCGTCGGGTACGGGGCCGCCTGGGGCGCCGGCGTCGCCGCGCTGTGGCCGGGGCTCGACCCCGCGCTGCGCGGGCCCGTGGCCGCGTACAGTCTGCTGCTCGCCGCGATGGCGCTGTGCGCCGCCCGGTCCGGGGCGCGGGTCGGTGCGGGGGGCGCGCTGTTCCTGCTGTCCGACACCCTCATCGCGACCGACCTGGCCGGCCGGCCGCAGCCGCCGGCCGCCGGGTTCTGGGTGATGGCGACGTACCTCGCCGCGCAGTACCTCATCGCGGACGGCCTGCTGCGCCGCCGCCTTCCCGCCACGACGGACGAGAAGCCTGTCGCCATCGATGACACGCCGGCCGCCAACGGTGACGCGCCCGCCGTCGCGGCCGACGCATCCGTCGCCGCCGACGCCCCGCCCGCA
Proteins encoded:
- a CDS encoding lysoplasmalogenase, which translates into the protein MADAALPTPRRRPRVRRGDVARGAVGVFAAAAAAHLVGRLAGADLLVHTTKPLLMPALAAYAAARGAPRALVAGLGFGWAGDVLLQVGGDGPFLAGMGAFAAGHVCYLTLFRREGRLPRVRERRLVVGYGAAWGAGVAALWPGLDPALRGPVAAYSLLLAAMALCAARSGARVGAGGALFLLSDTLIATDLAGRPQPPAAGFWVMATYLAAQYLIADGLLRRRLPATTDEKPVAIDDTPAANGDAPAVAADASVAADAPPAHGEGRAAAP